Proteins encoded by one window of Lycium barbarum isolate Lr01 chromosome 11, ASM1917538v2, whole genome shotgun sequence:
- the LOC132617131 gene encoding uncharacterized protein LOC132617131 yields the protein MQEAVEDGYLCLCPSFNNFGYLAEIAAKISDEFQSSENDSFDDDEDFEFSLVSENPDTAEFIYEDGQTKFQPSFPVFNRDLLPMADDDSKKVNDDKSDSSIRIPLKNLFLEEQESTSEADEFETIPEGTYCVWKPKITELSPGKCKKSKSTGSVSKRWPRIRDLLRRSNSDGKDNFVFLILKKATINNNNISSVISQLESADRVHVKLLPQTKPN from the coding sequence ATGCAGGAAGCCGTCGAAGATGGATATTTATGCCTATGCCCCAGCTTTAACAATTTTGGATATTTAGCAGAAATCGCTGCTAAAATCTCCGATGAATTTCAGTCATCGGAGAACGATAGCTTCGATGATGACGAAGATTTTGAATTTTCTTTGGTCAGTGAAAATCCTGATACCGCCGAATTCATCTATGAGGACGGTCAAACTAAATTCCAGCCAAGTTTCCCTGTTTTCAACCGCGATTTATTACCAATGGCTGATGACGATTCTAAGAAAGTTAACGACGATAAGTCTGATAGTTCAATTCGTATTCCTTTGAAGAATTTATTTCTAGAAGAACAGGAATCCACATCGGAGGCGGATGAATTCGAGACGATACCTGAGGGAACATATTGTGTGTGGAAGCCGAAGATAACGGAGCTATCACCTGGAAAATGTAAGAAGAGTAAATCAACAGGATCGGTATCTAAACGGTGGCCAAGGATTCGAGATTTGTTACGGAGGAGTAATAGCGATGGGAAGGACAATTTTGTATTTCTGATACTGAAAAAGGCGACgataaacaacaacaatatatctAGTGTGATTTCACAATTGGAATCTGCGGATAGAGTGCACGTGAAGCTCTTgcctcaaacaaaaccaaattaA
- the LOC132617292 gene encoding cytochrome b6-f complex subunit 4-like codes for MSSSLGGWIYKNSPIPITKKPDLNDPVLRAKLAKGMGHNYYGEPAWPNDLLYIFPVVILGTIACNVGLAVLEPSMIGEPADPFATPLEILPEWYFFPVFQILRTVPNKLLGVLLMVSVPAGLLTVPFLENVNKFQNLFRRPVTTTVFLIGRSLPLVGHWCNITY; via the coding sequence ATGTCCAGTTCCCTCGGGGGATGGATCTATAAGAATTCACCTATCCCAATAACAAAAAAACCTGACTTGAATGATCCTGTATTAAGAGCTAAATTGGCTAAAGGTATGGGTCATAATTATTATGGAGAGCCCGCATGGCCCAACgatcttttatatatttttccaGTAGTAATTCTAGGTACTATTGCATGTAATGTAGGTTTAGCCGTTTTAGAACCATCAATGATTGGTGAACCGGCAGATCCATTTGCAACCCCTTTGGAAATATTACCTGAATGGTATTTCTTTCCTGTATTTCAAATACTTCGTACAGTGCCCAATAAATTATTGGGGGTTCTTTTAATGGTTTCAGTACCTGCGGGATTATTAACAGTACCTTTTTTAGAGAATGTTAATAAATTCCAAAATCTATTTCGCCGTCCAGTAACGACGACTGTCTTTTTGATTGGTCGTAGTCTCCCTTTGGTTGGGCATTGGTGCAACATTACCTATTGA